A single window of [Clostridium] hylemonae DSM 15053 DNA harbors:
- a CDS encoding carbohydrate ABC transporter permease yields MKNNRFVAAVLVPSFLFLFIFTAFPVVYGLGISFFDYNPASAQNIFLGLENYRRLVQDEVFWQAVKNTVFFGAAAVSANIIITLFLAKIISVLPWKRWKTFFRTILFIPCIAPVVGTSMVWKYGILGTDGGILNRIAGFFGMAPKNWFLTTLPLMLLIIVYTLWADIGYNVVLFTAGIEGVPKEFDEAAAIDGAGPVRRFLSIKLPLMGRTFAFVAIMTMANYFQMFAQFRIFASKGGMNNTAMVLTNYVYRTSFISFDMGYASAIAAGLFVIVFVVAMIQNKMMRADWSYE; encoded by the coding sequence ATGAAGAACAATCGGTTTGTGGCGGCAGTATTAGTGCCAAGTTTCCTGTTTTTATTTATATTTACTGCGTTCCCGGTAGTTTATGGCCTGGGAATTTCTTTTTTTGACTACAACCCTGCAAGTGCGCAGAATATCTTCCTTGGTCTGGAGAATTACAGACGGCTTGTGCAGGATGAGGTATTCTGGCAGGCGGTGAAAAATACGGTGTTTTTCGGCGCGGCTGCGGTGTCTGCCAACATCATCATAACGTTGTTTCTGGCTAAGATCATATCGGTACTTCCGTGGAAGAGGTGGAAGACCTTTTTCAGGACGATCCTGTTCATTCCGTGTATCGCCCCTGTTGTAGGTACGTCAATGGTATGGAAATATGGGATCCTCGGAACAGACGGAGGCATTCTGAACCGGATCGCGGGATTCTTTGGCATGGCGCCCAAAAACTGGTTTCTCACTACACTGCCGCTCATGCTCCTTATTATCGTGTATACACTGTGGGCAGACATCGGTTACAACGTGGTGCTTTTTACAGCCGGCATAGAAGGAGTGCCGAAAGAATTTGACGAGGCGGCTGCCATTGACGGGGCAGGTCCGGTGCGCCGGTTTCTCTCGATCAAGCTGCCGCTGATGGGCCGTACGTTTGCGTTTGTCGCGATCATGACCATGGCCAATTATTTCCAGATGTTTGCGCAGTTCCGTATCTTCGCTTCAAAAGGGGGCATGAACAACACGGCCATGGTACTTACGAATTACGTGTACAGGACAAGCTTTATCAGTTTTGACATGGGATATGCGTCCGCCATTGCGGCCGGGCTGTTTGTGATCGTGTTTGTGGTGGCGATGATCCAGAATAAGATGATGCGGGCAGATTGGAGTTATGAATAA
- a CDS encoding carbohydrate ABC transporter permease — protein sequence MKKKYHYMIVTFLGLFSAAMMYPMAWMLMISFKSNADIRTNKTKFFPEEWTLEGYKTAFEKAPIGHWFANSIFITIFITAAVIITSTLIGFIFAKYQFRFKKLLFVLLLATMMVPPQVTMIPRYLMVQKMHLFNTKWALIVPALVSAFSIYLARQFIADVPDSLCEAAKMDGAGPLRIYWSVILPNIKPAVGSIGIFTAMANWNDYLNPLLMLNDIDKMTLPLGLVIFDSQRTVDLSATMAAAAMIMMPMIVIFILFQKQFIKGMTLSGMK from the coding sequence ATGAAGAAAAAATACCATTATATGATCGTTACGTTTCTCGGACTGTTTTCGGCGGCCATGATGTATCCGATGGCGTGGATGCTGATGATCTCGTTTAAGTCGAACGCAGACATCCGCACGAACAAGACAAAGTTTTTTCCGGAGGAGTGGACGCTGGAAGGGTATAAGACCGCGTTTGAAAAGGCTCCCATCGGGCATTGGTTTGCGAACAGCATATTTATCACGATATTTATTACGGCAGCGGTCATAATCACGAGTACACTCATAGGATTTATATTTGCAAAATATCAGTTTCGCTTTAAGAAGCTGCTGTTTGTCCTGCTTCTTGCGACGATGATGGTCCCTCCTCAGGTGACGATGATCCCAAGGTATCTCATGGTTCAGAAGATGCATCTGTTCAATACGAAATGGGCTCTGATCGTCCCGGCGCTCGTGAGCGCGTTTTCCATCTATCTGGCCAGGCAGTTTATCGCGGATGTGCCGGACAGTCTGTGTGAGGCCGCAAAGATGGACGGGGCCGGGCCGCTCAGAATATACTGGAGTGTGATCCTGCCCAATATAAAACCAGCGGTCGGCTCCATCGGCATCTTTACGGCGATGGCAAACTGGAATGATTATCTGAATCCGCTGCTCATGCTGAACGACATAGACAAAATGACGCTGCCGCTCGGGCTTGTCATCTTCGACAGCCAGAGGACGGTGGATCTGTCCGCCACAATGGCCGCGGCAGCGATGATAATGATGCCTATGATCGTCATATTTATCCTGTTCCAGAAGCAGTTCATCAAAGGAATGACCTTAAGTGGTATGAAGTGA
- a CDS encoding DUF4091 domain-containing protein yields MNPQTPSYEIKLLSSLAKVFPDETPVYQPECLLLSTLKGETVSFQAACTASGTFFKTAAEVVIHSPLKHCIRVRNVLNVPVGRACNPETDDNYLRTTSGMYPDLLRELSDNTTFIFPGMWRSLWLDIKVPEETAPGVYPVEIALVKEGEVLCSAAASVTVYDVALPKQKIMHTEWLHADCLADYYHVPVFSEEHWAILKNFFLEYTDRGCNMMLTPLFTPALDTAFGGDRTTVQLIGITVDDGTYRFDFSRLKRWVDLCLECGIEYFEMCHLFSQWGAKYPPKIMADVNGKEEKIFGWHTPAVGEYTRFLHAFLPELTARLKEWGIDTVTYFHLSDEPRPDDLDTYRQAKESVADLLKGYHTFDALSSYEFYRHGLVDKPIPGNNEIDEFLEHGLTDMWTYYCVGQYLEVSNRFMSMPSLRNRIYGLQLYKYDIIGILHWGYNFYNSQFSLEHINPYETTDAGGGFPAGDPFLVYPGEDGRPEESIRMMVHYEGLCDLRACRLLESLTSREYVMELIEESLAEPLTFKRYPKSDMYLIQLRSRINREIASRSSLHTT; encoded by the coding sequence ATGAATCCACAGACACCATCCTATGAAATAAAACTGCTCAGCTCACTTGCAAAGGTCTTCCCCGACGAGACTCCTGTCTATCAGCCGGAATGCCTTCTGTTAAGTACGCTCAAGGGAGAGACCGTATCCTTTCAGGCCGCCTGCACTGCATCCGGCACCTTTTTCAAGACAGCGGCCGAGGTCGTCATCCATTCCCCGCTCAAACATTGCATCCGGGTGCGCAATGTACTGAATGTTCCTGTGGGGCGCGCCTGCAATCCGGAGACAGACGACAACTATCTTAGGACGACATCAGGTATGTACCCTGATCTGCTCAGAGAGTTATCCGACAATACCACATTCATCTTCCCCGGTATGTGGAGAAGCCTCTGGCTCGATATTAAAGTGCCTGAAGAGACGGCGCCGGGCGTCTACCCTGTCGAGATCGCCCTCGTAAAAGAGGGAGAGGTACTGTGCAGCGCCGCGGCTTCTGTCACTGTATATGATGTCGCTTTGCCAAAACAGAAGATCATGCACACGGAATGGCTGCACGCCGACTGTCTCGCTGATTATTACCACGTACCCGTATTCTCCGAAGAGCACTGGGCTATACTGAAAAACTTCTTCCTGGAATACACAGACCGGGGCTGCAATATGATGCTGACCCCCTTATTTACGCCTGCACTTGACACCGCTTTCGGCGGAGACAGAACAACGGTGCAGCTTATCGGTATCACAGTGGACGACGGGACGTACCGGTTCGATTTCAGCCGTCTGAAACGCTGGGTAGACCTCTGCCTCGAATGCGGCATAGAATATTTTGAAATGTGTCATCTGTTTTCACAGTGGGGCGCAAAATATCCGCCAAAGATCATGGCGGATGTAAACGGAAAAGAAGAAAAGATATTTGGCTGGCATACGCCTGCAGTCGGGGAATACACCCGGTTCCTGCACGCCTTTCTGCCTGAGCTGACCGCCAGGCTTAAGGAGTGGGGCATTGACACGGTCACCTACTTCCATCTGTCGGACGAACCACGGCCGGACGATCTGGATACATACCGGCAGGCCAAAGAGTCTGTGGCTGACCTGCTGAAAGGGTATCACACGTTTGACGCATTATCCAGTTATGAATTCTACCGCCACGGGCTCGTCGACAAGCCAATCCCCGGAAATAACGAGATCGATGAATTCCTGGAGCACGGGCTCACCGATATGTGGACGTACTACTGTGTCGGCCAGTATCTCGAAGTGAGCAACCGGTTTATGTCCATGCCGTCACTGCGCAACCGGATCTACGGACTTCAGTTATACAAGTATGATATCATCGGGATACTGCACTGGGGTTACAACTTTTACAACAGCCAGTTCTCCCTGGAGCACATCAATCCTTACGAGACGACAGACGCCGGAGGCGGCTTTCCTGCCGGAGACCCTTTCCTCGTCTATCCGGGCGAAGACGGCAGGCCGGAAGAATCCATACGTATGATGGTCCACTACGAAGGACTTTGCGACCTGCGGGCGTGCCGGCTGCTGGAATCTCTCACAAGCAGGGAGTATGTCATGGAACTCATTGAGGAAAGCCTGGCGGAACCGCTGACTTTCAAACGGTACCCGAAGTCAGATATGTATCTCATCCAGCTCCGCAGCAGGATCAACAGGGAGATCGCCTCACGATCATCACTTCATACCACTTAA
- the mutY gene encoding A/G-specific adenine glycosylase, which translates to MKYERIQKGTFQERPNRFIAHIEIDGKKETVHVKNTGRCAELLTPGAEVYVQKSDSLERKTGWDLISVKKGERMINMDSQIPNRIVKEWMEEGHFVKDISLIRPEYTYRNSRIDLYVEAEERKILVEVKGVTLEEGGVVRFPDAPSERAVKHVEELTEAVKEGYEAYVFFVIQMKDVRYFTPNMDTHRAFGEALRRAARAGVRIVAYDCDVEADRIAIAGNVPVILGEPLLYELARPLISWYRENRRDLPWREQPDAYHVWVSEIMLQQTRVEAVKPYYERFLKALPTVRHLAEAGEDTLLKLWEGLGYYNRVRNMQKAAQQIMVDHNGTFPDTYEQILSLKGIGSYTAGAVSAFAFGLPKPAVDGNVLRVVSRILASEEDIMKQSVRADIERKLEEVIPADAASDFDQGLIELGAIVCLPNGEPKCMECPARSLCRARKLGIEKELPVKKKQKARRVEERTVFIFRDGENAAVRKRPGRGLLAGMYEFPNVEGKLTEADALNYSREIGLSPLHIRSLGEAKHIFSHVEWHMTGYLIRVDELENSCTEDFLFVHPDEVQEKYPVPAAFEQYTAYINIRLGQDKYRAE; encoded by the coding sequence ATGAAGTACGAACGGATACAAAAGGGAACATTTCAGGAGCGCCCGAACCGTTTTATCGCACATATAGAAATCGATGGGAAGAAGGAGACGGTCCATGTCAAGAACACAGGGCGCTGCGCGGAACTGCTCACACCCGGAGCGGAAGTCTACGTGCAGAAGTCGGACAGCCTTGAGCGCAAAACAGGATGGGATCTGATCAGTGTGAAAAAGGGAGAGCGGATGATCAATATGGACTCCCAGATACCGAACCGGATCGTAAAGGAATGGATGGAAGAAGGCCATTTTGTAAAGGACATAAGCCTCATACGCCCGGAGTATACGTACCGGAACTCAAGGATCGATCTGTATGTGGAAGCAGAAGAGCGGAAGATTTTAGTGGAAGTAAAGGGAGTAACACTGGAGGAGGGCGGCGTGGTGCGCTTTCCGGACGCTCCGAGCGAGAGGGCTGTCAAGCATGTGGAAGAGCTGACGGAGGCTGTGAAGGAAGGGTACGAAGCGTATGTGTTCTTTGTCATACAGATGAAGGACGTGCGGTATTTTACTCCGAACATGGATACGCACCGTGCGTTTGGCGAGGCGCTGCGCAGGGCGGCCAGGGCCGGCGTCCGTATTGTGGCGTATGACTGTGACGTGGAAGCGGACCGTATTGCCATAGCCGGAAACGTACCGGTCATTCTCGGGGAACCGCTCCTTTATGAGCTGGCCCGGCCTCTCATCAGCTGGTACCGGGAAAACAGGCGTGACCTGCCGTGGAGAGAACAGCCTGACGCGTATCATGTATGGGTATCGGAGATCATGTTGCAGCAGACGAGAGTAGAAGCCGTAAAGCCATATTATGAGCGTTTTCTGAAAGCGCTTCCCACGGTCCGCCATCTGGCTGAGGCAGGGGAAGATACACTTCTGAAGCTCTGGGAAGGGCTTGGGTACTACAACAGAGTGCGCAACATGCAGAAGGCTGCGCAGCAGATTATGGTGGATCACAACGGAACGTTTCCGGACACATATGAACAGATTCTTTCACTGAAAGGCATTGGAAGTTATACGGCAGGCGCTGTCAGTGCATTTGCGTTCGGCCTTCCAAAACCAGCCGTAGACGGAAATGTGCTGCGCGTCGTATCCAGAATTCTGGCAAGTGAAGAAGACATTATGAAGCAGAGTGTCCGCGCGGATATTGAGAGGAAGCTGGAAGAAGTGATCCCGGCAGACGCCGCCAGTGACTTTGACCAGGGACTGATCGAACTCGGCGCCATCGTATGTCTGCCGAATGGGGAACCGAAGTGTATGGAATGCCCGGCCCGGAGTCTCTGCAGAGCCCGGAAGCTTGGTATAGAGAAAGAGCTTCCGGTGAAGAAAAAGCAGAAAGCCCGCCGCGTCGAAGAGCGGACGGTGTTTATCTTCCGGGACGGGGAGAATGCGGCGGTGAGAAAACGGCCGGGCAGGGGGCTGCTTGCCGGAATGTATGAGTTCCCCAACGTAGAGGGAAAGCTCACGGAAGCGGATGCGCTGAACTACAGCAGGGAGATCGGACTCTCCCCGCTCCATATCAGGAGTCTCGGGGAGGCGAAACATATTTTCAGCCATGTGGAGTGGCATATGACGGGGTATCTCATACGCGTGGATGAACTGGAAAATTCCTGCACGGAAGATTTTCTGTTCGTGCATCCGGATGAGGTGCAGGAGAAGTATCCTGTGCCGGCGGCATTTGAACAATATACGGCATATATCAATATACGGCTCGGACAGGACAAATACAGGGCCGAATAA
- a CDS encoding bacteriohemerythrin produces MYAEFSENLVTGNEMIDTQHKELIERMNGLLESCESGNEKLTAIKTLDYLSDYTDYHFKAEEQLQQDIEYPGYEKHKAQHEIFKQTINELQEMLQEEEGPSEAFVEKVEENIVKWFYVHIEGFDRSVAEYKFMRGNNERL; encoded by the coding sequence ATGTATGCAGAATTCAGTGAAAACCTGGTAACAGGAAATGAAATGATCGACACTCAGCACAAAGAATTGATCGAAAGAATGAACGGACTGCTCGAAAGCTGCGAGAGCGGCAACGAGAAACTGACAGCCATCAAGACGCTTGATTATCTGTCAGACTATACGGACTACCATTTCAAAGCGGAAGAACAGCTCCAGCAGGATATAGAGTATCCGGGATATGAGAAACACAAGGCACAGCATGAAATATTTAAGCAGACGATCAATGAACTCCAGGAGATGCTTCAGGAAGAGGAAGGTCCGTCAGAGGCCTTCGTAGAAAAAGTAGAAGAAAACATTGTAAAATGGTTCTACGTGCATATCGAAGGATTTGACCGCTCTGTAGCAGAGTATAAGTTCATGCGCGGAAACAACGAAAGACTCTAA
- a CDS encoding phosphatase PAP2 family protein: MKAWDKVKYFIKKYRHAWVFLYAFIYMPWFIYLENHVTSHFYVIHSPLDDYIPFVEYFIVPYVLWFFFIALAIGYFFFTDRKGFYQLTAFLFTGMTIFLIICTLFPNGLNLRPVVFERDNVFVHMVQRLYTTDTPTNVLPSIHVFNSIGVTIAVSHSSALKKHKTVQYATYIMAFLIILSTMFLKQHSVTDVIAAAAMACVIYPLVYVTQEKKAPKLSHQPV; the protein is encoded by the coding sequence ATGAAAGCCTGGGATAAGGTAAAGTATTTTATTAAAAAATACAGGCACGCATGGGTATTTTTGTACGCGTTTATTTATATGCCGTGGTTTATATACCTGGAAAATCATGTGACCAGTCATTTTTATGTGATACATTCTCCGCTGGACGACTACATTCCTTTTGTGGAATACTTTATTGTTCCCTATGTGCTCTGGTTTTTCTTTATCGCACTGGCGATCGGTTATTTTTTCTTTACCGACCGAAAGGGATTTTACCAGCTTACAGCGTTTTTATTTACAGGAATGACCATTTTTCTCATCATATGTACACTGTTCCCGAATGGCCTGAATCTCAGGCCGGTCGTTTTCGAGAGAGACAACGTCTTTGTACATATGGTGCAGAGACTCTATACGACGGATACTCCCACCAACGTTCTGCCGAGTATCCACGTGTTTAACTCCATCGGAGTTACCATTGCCGTATCACACAGCAGCGCGCTCAAGAAACACAAAACAGTACAGTACGCTACTTATATCATGGCATTTTTAATTATTTTATCTACCATGTTCCTGAAACAGCACTCCGTGACTGATGTGATCGCGGCCGCAGCGATGGCATGCGTCATCTATCCGCTCGTGTATGTGACCCAGGAGAAAAAAGCGCCAAAGCTTTCCCATCAGCCTGTCTGA
- a CDS encoding glycerophosphodiester phosphodiesterase: protein MYLILVIFIFIVILYLYLVWPRTSAREQMERFEHTLFAHRGYHCAARGIPENSMPAFRAAVKKGYGIELDVHLTRDGKLAVFHDDDLMRVCKSSESVENLTYKELGRYHLLDTKEHIPLFTDVLSLVNGQVPLLIEMKIPSSSTAICSALYDALKNYKGPFLVQSFNTMGIRWFRLHAPKVLRGQLSDNLTKKKSKEPWVLRFMVRHLLTNALGRPDFISYKLADLPAFSVSVLRALAHTPVAVWTLRTEAALEEGIRCYDMQIFEKQNENY from the coding sequence ATGTATCTCATACTTGTAATATTCATCTTCATCGTCATACTCTATCTTTATCTCGTCTGGCCGCGCACCTCCGCCAGGGAGCAGATGGAGCGTTTTGAACATACCCTTTTTGCGCACCGCGGATATCACTGTGCGGCGCGGGGCATACCGGAAAACTCCATGCCGGCCTTCCGTGCTGCCGTGAAAAAAGGATATGGGATCGAACTGGATGTGCATCTGACCCGCGACGGAAAGCTGGCTGTCTTCCACGACGACGACTTGATGCGCGTCTGCAAAAGCAGTGAATCTGTGGAAAATCTCACATATAAAGAACTGGGCAGATACCACCTGCTGGACACGAAGGAACATATTCCCCTTTTCACGGATGTTCTCTCCCTTGTAAACGGACAGGTACCGCTGCTCATAGAGATGAAGATCCCTTCGTCGTCCACCGCCATCTGCTCTGCCTTATACGACGCGCTTAAGAATTATAAGGGTCCCTTTCTCGTCCAGTCCTTCAACACGATGGGTATACGGTGGTTCCGCCTTCATGCGCCAAAAGTGCTGCGGGGACAGTTGTCGGACAATCTGACCAAAAAGAAAAGCAAGGAACCGTGGGTGCTGCGGTTCATGGTCCGCCACCTTCTCACCAACGCTCTCGGCCGTCCCGACTTTATCTCCTACAAGCTGGCAGACCTCCCGGCTTTCAGTGTGTCCGTCCTGCGCGCCCTGGCACATACCCCTGTCGCCGTCTGGACGCTGCGCACGGAAGCCGCGCTCGAGGAGGGCATACGCTGCTACGACATGCAGATATTTGAAAAACAGAATGAAAATTATTAA